Proteins co-encoded in one candidate division KSB1 bacterium genomic window:
- a CDS encoding DegQ family serine endoprotease — MKNRQVLLIVLFGVFLGVIAGLIIAANWNLPKGSVAAEDRVFSTSRTDDLSSDPSVASLQTMSKGFAAVAKKVKPSVVTIKSTATVRTDVPEFWRQFFNVPEEQIRQGLGSGVIVDENGYILTNNHVVENADELQVTIGTSAYDAKIIGRDPQSDLAVIKIDAKNLTPIKMGDSDELEVGEWVLAIGNPFSELLDQTVTAGIVSAKGRSGLTRGEISFEDFIQTDAAINPGNSGGALVNLKGELVGINTMIFSTSGGNVGIGFAIPINLAKNVMKQLIEKGRVTRGWLGVYIGNVSEETAEAFGLDKPRGALVNQVTENSPAEEAGLRNGDVILKVNDKEIRDSSMLMNTIAAMAPGTRVTLTIWRDGKEKTVSVKLGERPDTFAEDTQKGTKGNTLGLEVANLTAETQRRLGTNYDEEGVLVVRVVNNSPADRQGIRVGDLIKEVNRRQVTNVRQFNSVINEVKPGEVVLFRIKRGNNSMFVAVRAPREKK; from the coding sequence ATGAAAAACAGACAGGTGCTTCTGATCGTTCTATTCGGTGTTTTTCTCGGCGTGATTGCCGGGTTGATCATAGCCGCTAACTGGAATCTGCCCAAAGGTTCCGTGGCCGCTGAAGACAGAGTCTTTTCAACCTCGAGGACCGATGACTTGTCGTCTGATCCTTCTGTGGCTTCACTGCAGACGATGAGCAAGGGATTTGCGGCAGTGGCCAAAAAAGTCAAGCCCTCGGTAGTGACGATAAAGAGCACGGCAACGGTACGCACCGATGTACCGGAGTTTTGGCGCCAATTTTTCAATGTGCCGGAGGAACAGATTCGGCAAGGACTAGGCTCTGGGGTCATTGTCGATGAAAACGGCTACATTCTCACCAACAATCACGTTGTTGAGAATGCCGATGAACTACAGGTGACCATCGGCACCAGCGCCTACGACGCAAAAATCATCGGGCGTGACCCGCAGAGCGACCTGGCGGTCATCAAGATCGACGCCAAAAACCTGACCCCGATCAAGATGGGCGATTCCGACGAACTGGAGGTGGGGGAATGGGTGTTGGCCATCGGCAATCCCTTCAGCGAGCTGCTGGATCAAACGGTGACGGCGGGCATCGTCAGCGCCAAAGGCCGCAGCGGGTTGACGCGCGGAGAGATTAGTTTCGAGGATTTTATCCAGACGGATGCGGCGATCAACCCGGGCAACAGCGGGGGTGCGTTGGTCAATCTCAAGGGCGAGCTGGTCGGCATCAACACGATGATCTTTTCCACCTCCGGCGGCAATGTGGGGATAGGCTTTGCTATTCCCATCAACCTGGCCAAAAATGTCATGAAGCAGCTGATCGAAAAGGGCCGGGTGACTCGAGGCTGGCTGGGTGTTTACATCGGCAACGTCAGCGAAGAGACGGCGGAAGCTTTCGGGCTGGATAAGCCTCGCGGCGCCCTGGTCAACCAGGTAACGGAAAACAGTCCGGCAGAAGAAGCGGGTTTGAGAAACGGCGATGTTATTCTGAAAGTAAACGATAAGGAAATCCGCGACTCTTCAATGCTGATGAACACCATTGCTGCGATGGCGCCGGGCACCCGCGTGACCCTGACAATTTGGCGCGACGGAAAAGAAAAGACCGTGAGCGTCAAGTTGGGTGAACGGCCGGATACATTTGCCGAGGACACTCAGAAGGGGACAAAAGGAAACACCCTGGGTCTCGAAGTTGCCAATTTGACGGCGGAAACACAGCGCCGCTTGGGTACGAATTATGACGAGGAAGGCGTATTGGTGGTCCGAGTGGTCAACAACTCGCCTGCGGACCGACAAGGGATTCGCGTCGGCGATCTGATCAAAGAGGTCAATCGCCGTCAAGTGACCAACGTACGGCAGTTCAACAGTGTGATCAATGAGGTTAAACCCGGCGAAGTGGTACTTTTTCGCATCAAAAGAGGAAACAACAGTATGTTCGTCGCCGTACG